CTCTCTCCACCTAAATGATATACTTCTAATGCGCGAATCACACGACGAAAATCATTAATATGCAATCTATTCGCTGCAACTGGGTCAACTTTTTCCAGCATAGCATGCACATACTCTTTTCCTTTTTGTCTAGCAAGTTCTTCTAACTGTATTCTATACTTCTCATCGCCAGGGGTTTCATTAAATTGATAATCTTCTAATAAAGACTTTACATATAATCCGGTTCCACCCGCAATAATCGGGATTTTCCCCATTTTATTAATTTCATTGATTTGTGCTGCTGCTAATTCTTTAAATTGTGTAACATTAAATTCTGCATCAGATTCAAGTATATCAATAAAATGATGTTTAATGCCAGACTGTTCTTCCCTCGTTGGTTTTGCTGTTCCGATAGAAAACCCTTTATAGACTAGCATTGAATCACCAGAAATAATTTCCGTATCTAATTTTTTTGCCAGTTCAATACTAAGATTTGTTTTTCCAACAGCAGTTGGTCCAATAATTGTAATTACTTTTTCTATTTTCATCACCTACCTGTATAACACCATAGTTTATATTGCTATATTTTCCCCCAACAATATTTTCTATGAATAATCGTTCAAACTCTTTACTCCGACGATTTTCTTTTACAACAACGTATTTTCTAGCAACTCGCTTTGCTTCTTTTAAAGCCTGTAATTCAATAGGACGATGATCCGCAACTGCACGTAGCGGCTTTAGTGCTACACTTTCTTTTAATGGGTGCCGAAACATTGGATCAAAATAAACAACATCAAAGGTTTTATCCGGCAAACTGAGTAAATACTGATTATAATCAGCTTGTACAACTTCAATCTGTTTCAATGCTTTTTCTAACCTAACATTTTCAACGCAAAATTCTTCCAAGCCATTTTTTACGATAAATGATGTAACTTCGGAATTTTCCACACCTACAACTTTACCTTCTACACCGACAATGTAACTTGCTACAATTGCATCAGTTCCCATCCCTAATGTACAATCCAAAACCGACATTCCTTTTTTAAGGTGCATTGCCATAGCCATATGATCAACCTGTCCGCGGTCAATATTTTGAATTCTTAACTGTGCCATATTTAAATGAAAAAATAATTCACCCTCATCAGTGTATGCAACTATACGTTGTTTTGTTACAACAATTATAATATCTGCTTTAGAACTCCTCTTTATCAATTCAACAGAATCATTATTCCGGAAAACAAATTGTACGTTTAGTTTGTCAGCAATCATTTTTGCTCTTTCTATCAAAGACTCTGTAACTTTTTGCCCTGTCGTTACAATGACTTTCATTTTACACCTCATCTAAGTTCGTTTAAACATCTTTGCTAATTCATCATTTTGAAATTTAATAATCACAGGGCGTCCATGTGGACAAGTATACGGCAGCGTCGTATTCGCAAGTTCATCTAAAATAATTTGCATCTGTCTAATATTCAATAAATCCCCTGCTTTAATTGCCGCCCGACATGCAGTAACTGCAATACATGCATGGCGAATTTCTTTTGCTGAAGGATTTCGCATTTCCTGTACTTCGCCGAGAATTTCTCGAATAATTGCCTCAGCCTCACCAATAGGGATATCTGCAGGCACCTCAGTTAATCGCATCGCTGACGGACCGCTAGGCTCCATAGAAAATCCAAGTTTTGAAAACAAAGCTTGGTTATCTAATATAATTTGATATTCTTTATCATCAAAATCTAGAAATAAATGGACTAACAACTGCTGTGAAGGAATTTCTTCTGCCATTTGAGCAAACCTATCATAAAGAATTCTCTCATGCGCAGCATGTTGATCTACAATATATAAATCTTTTCCTGCACTGGCGATAATATAACAATCAGCCACTTGTCCCATCGGCTGTAATGGTTCTGTATAGTTTGAAGTTTCTTCCGCAATATAAGATTCCACCTTATTTTCTTGCGCATTTTCTATTGTTCTAAATTCACGATTTTTTTCAGTCGATAACATCTTTTGAACTGTTGAAAAATCAACATTAGGATCTTTCAATTCAAGCTCTCTTCTTAACGAATTATTATATGTTTGATTTTGTGCTAGTTTTAAATCATTATGAGGAAAACTTATAGGAACACTTGTATAGTGTCTTTCAATATTTTGTACCGGAGATGCTACTGTCTCCAAATTTTCTGGCATTTTTATTGCGTCTAATACAGCTTTATATACAGCTTTAAAAATTCTACCTTCATCAGCAAATTTCATTTCTGTTTTCTGTGGATGCACATTTACATCTATTGTATGTTGAGGAACATTAATAGTTAATACTGCTAAAGGAAACCCATTCTTCGGTAGCATAGAATGATACGCATTATCTATTGCCTTAGCAATCGAACGACTACTAATAACTCTTCCATTCACAATATAAGTTTGCCATTGTCTACTGCTACGCAGTATTGCTGGTTTTGATAAATATCCCGAAATTCCAATTCCTTCATCTTGAAAATGTACATCTAGTAACTCATTACCAACTTTTACACCATAAATACTTTGTAAGGTATCAAATAAATTTCCATTTCCCGGAGTAGTTAAAACTAATTTATTATTATTAATAAATTTAAATAATATATTGGGATTAGATATTGCTAATTTAATTAAGATATCATTAATATGTGATCCTTCTGAATTTGGTGTTTTTAAAAACTTTTTTCGCGCAGGTGTATTATAAAATAAATCTTCCACTTTAATTGTTGTTCCAATATTTCCACCGGCTTCTCTGGTGTCAGTTATCGTTCCACCCTGTATTTCAACCAATGTAGCAAATTCATCATTTACTAAACGCGTAGTTAATGAAAATTTTGATACAGATGCAATTGTTGCTAATGCTTCGCCACGAAAACCTAAAGTAACAAGCGAAGATAAATCACTTACTTGGTACAATTTACTAGTTGCATGGCGTAAAACTGCTAGCTGGGCATCTTCTTTGCTCATACCATGTCCATTATCTGTAACACGCATAAAACTAGTTCCACCAGCCATAACTTCCACTTCAATTTTAGTTGCACCAGCATCAATCGCATTTTCTACTAATTCTTTTATCACTGATGCCGGACGTTCTACAACTTCTCCTGCAGCTATTTTATTTATTGTCTGTTCATCTAGCACATGAATTAAACTACTCATATCTTACCAGCCTCTTTTTTTGCTTCCTGCTGCAATTGATATAATTTATTAATTGCTTCTAACGGTGTCATGCTCATTACATCCAATGCTAAGATTTGCTCATTTAATGGATTTGCAAATAAAGATGACATACCCTCATTTGCACTTATCGCTTTTTCTTTTACCACTTTTGTATCCATATGTTTTATTTGCTTTGTCGGTTCTGCTTCTAGATCAGCAAGAATCTTTTTCGCCCGTTCTGTGACCACTTTTGGCAAACCAGCTAATTTTGCTACATGAATACCATAACTTTTATCAGCACCGCCCTGAATAATTCTCCGTAAAAATACAACTTCACTACCGCGCTCTTTTACAGCTACGCAATAATTTTTAATTCTCTCACTGTAATTTTCTAAATCCGTCAGTTCATGATAATGCGTCGCAAATAATGTTTTTGCCCCAATTTTATCTCTAACATATTCAATTACGGCTCTAGCAATACTCATTCCATCAAAAGTGCTCGTTCCTCTACCAATTTCATCAAGCACAATTAAGCTTTTTTTTGTTGCATATTTTAATATTTGTGCAACTTCATTCATTTCTACCATGAATGTACTTTGCCCACTGACTAAGTCATCACTTGCACCAATTCGTGTAAAAATTCTATCAACAGGAGTAATTGAAGCTTCTCTAGCCGGAATAAAACTTCCAACTTGCGCCATAAGTGTCAATAACGCTACTTGCCTCATATAGGTTGATTTTCCAGCCATATTTGGCCCAGTAATCACCATAATTTCACTTTCATGATGATTTAGTTCTGTGTCATTGGGTACAAATAATTCCCGTTCGAGAATTCGCTCTACTAATGGATGTCTCCCATCTTTTATTATGATTTCTCCATTAGTGTTCATTTTAGGACATATATAATTATAACGGCTAGCCGCTTCACTTAAACTATATAATGAATCAACCTTTGCAACTTGCCGAGCCGTCTTTTGAATACGATAAATTAACTTTTTAATCTGCTCGCGAATTTCAACAAAAAGCTGATATTCTAGACTAACAATTTTTTCTTGCGCACCTAAAATTTTTGTTTCAAATTCTTTCAAATCTGGAGTAATATATCGTTCTGCATTTGCCAGCGTCTGTTTACGAATATAATATTCTGGCACAGATGCAGCATTAGAATGCGTAACTTCTATATAATAGCCAAAAACCTTATTATAACCAATTTTTAAAGATTTAATGCCTGTAGTATCCTTTTCATGTTGCTCCATGTCTTGTAACATTTGTCTGCTATCACGCGCAATTACTCTAAGCTCATCTAGCTCCTTATGATATCCTTCTTTAATAATCCCACCATCACGAAGCGAGATTCCCGGTGTATCAACAATTGCATGATTCAGCAAATTTACAACATCATCATATAATTCAATATTTTCAAATGCCTGACATAATAAGTCGCTTTTCGCATCCTTTAAGCTCTCTTTAATTTTAGGTAAACTAGCAAGTGATAACCTAAGAGATACTAAATCTCGAGCATTTGCTGTTCCAACTTCAATTCGAGTTAAAAGACGTTCAAAATCATAGACTTCCTTTAACGCTTCCATTAATTGATTTCTCATACTAAATGTATCTATTAATTCTGAAATCGCTGCCTGACGTGCATTAATCTGACCTATATTAAGTAAAGGATACTCTAACCATTTTTTTAATAATCGACTCCCCATTGCTGTCCTAGTAAAATCCAATACCCCTAATAAAGTATCTTTTTTCCCACCATCACGAAGATTTCTCGTAATCTCCAAATTTCGCAAAGTATATGTATCCATGATTAAATTTTCAGTGGAATCTAAGTAAGTTAATCGATTTAAATGCGTTAAATCCGTTTTTACCGTATCATGCAAGTATCTCAACAATGCAGCTGTCCCTTTACGAGCATAAGTACTCTGAGGTTGTTCATTGTGATCAAAATGTACATTTAATAATTCCTCATCATCTAATGACACCTCTTTCATAAAAGAAAAACTACAATGGTTTAACCTTAAATTACAAAACTCTTTTAATTCATTATTAAAGGAAAGTGCTTCTACCAAAATAATTTCTGGGGGCATCAAACGATATAATTGGTCAAATAATTCTTGACGTCTTGTATCGCTATCATAAATTCCATAAAAACATTCACCTGTCGAAATGTCCGCACCAGCTAAAGTCGTTTTCCCGTCATCTTCATAAAGTAAGGCAATATAATTATTATTTGCATCAGATAAAACCGTTTCGGATAGTACAGTTCCCGGAGTAATAATTTTTATCACTTCTCGTTTAACTAATCCTTTTGCTTTTACATCTCCAGTCTGTTCACAAATCGCAACTTTATATCCTTTATTGATTAACTTTGTAATGTATCCTTCTGAAGCGTGATAAGGTACTCCACACATTGGAATTCTCTCTGGTAATCCTGCATCACGTCCAGTTAGCGTAATCTCTAGCTCACGCGATGCTAACTGTGCATCTTCAAAAAACATTTCATAAAAATCTCCTAATCGAAAAAATAAAATTTCATCAGGATGTTTACTTTTTATTTCTTTATATTGTGCCATCATAGGCGTATATCCAGCCATAAATCCACTTCCTTTACTACAAAATTTAGATATAAAAAGAGATAGAACTATGTCTTTTATTGTAATAAAAATTCATTTACTACAATAAAAAATATTCTATCTCCATCTTTTTATTGCCAAACTCCTACTTACCCATTTTACTACAAATCAACAAATTAAACCAGATGTCTTTTATATTAATTCACCTTTCAATACCCACGTTTGTGGATGCGTAATTTTAATTTGCACAAGCTGCCCTACTGCTTCATGTCCAACTTTATCCCATAAAACAATCTTATTTGTACGAGTTCGACCAGACAATACATTTTCGTCTGTTTTACTAGATCCTTCAACCATAACTTCAAGAACTCGTCCTTCTAATTGTTGATTAATCTCTAAACTGATCTGATTCTGTACATCCATCAATTGCTGTAACCGTTTCTTTTTTAATTCAGTAGAAACTTGATTTTGCATTTCAGCAGCTGGCGTACCTGACCGTTTGGAATATAAAAATGTATATGCTGCATCATAACGAATTTCTTTTAAAAAATTCAAAGTATCTTGAAAGGTTTCCTCTGTTTCACCTGGAAAGCCAACAATTAAATCTGTCGTAATACTAGCGTGAGGAACAGCCGCACGAATTTTTCTTACTAAATTCCGGTAATCATCCGTTGTATAGCCACGATTCATAGATTTTAAAATAGTATCATTTCCGTATTGGACAGGTAAATGAAATTGCTCACATATATGACGACTATTTTTAATCGCATCAATAACTTTATCATTTAAGTCACGCGGATGAGATGTCATGTAACGAATTCGTTCAATGCCTTCTATTTTATCAACTGCAGTTAATAAATCTGCAAAATCCGCTGACGCACTATCCTTTCCATAAGAATTCACATTCTGACCAAGTAAAGTGATCTCTTTAAATCCTTGCGATGCTACATCACGAACTTCTTTTAAAATATCTTCTAAATCACGACTGCGTTCACGCCCTCGCACATAAGGTACAATACAATACGTACAAAAATTATTACACCCATACATAATTGGTATCCATGTAGATATTGAACCATTACGTATAGTAGGCAAATCTCCAGGCATTTCCTGATCTCCTTGAATAACATTAACCACTCTGCCATGCGATTGTTCAACTTCTGCGATAATATTAGATATCTCATGAATTTTATTTGTTCCCATGACAAAATCAACATGTGATGCTTTTTTTAATATAGCATCACCATCTTTTTGTGCCATACAACCTGTAATTCCTATAATTAAATTCGGATTAGCTGTCTTTAACCTCTTTAAATTACCAATTTTTCCATAAATCTTATTTTCTGCACTTTCACGCACACAACAAGTATTTACAATAATTAAATCAGCTAATGACAAGTCATCTTGCTTTTCATACCCTATATTTTTCAACTGACCTGCCAAGCGTTCAGAGTCATTCTCATTCATTTGACATCCATAAGTCAAAAAACTTACAAACTTTTGTTTAATATTTTGCATCTATAAAATTGCCTCCAAAAATCTTCATTACGTTTCTTCTATAGTATTTTCATATTCTAGCATAAAATTACGATATTTATCATAAATGATTCGAATCGCTGTAATAATCGCTTTTTTTGCACTTCCCTGATAAATGCGTTCAATCATCTGACACATTCCATCCGGTCCGTTTTTAAAGGAGCAGCCAATTAATGCTCCGGCTACATGCTGACTAGCTAAATTCGTCGCTAAAGTACAGTCCGCCTGAATAATTTCACTCGTATTTACATCTACGATAACAATCAGTCCAATTGTTTTATATAGTTCTCCAGCTGTAATTCCAGTTGGTAATTTCGCGTATCCAGAGAATAACACTAAATTTTGATTCAACATGAAAAGCCTCCATTTATTTCATAGTCAATCCTATAATATAAACATCTATCTTATATATATTCATTGCTGTCATTAGCTCAACTGCTGTTAGAATTTCTTTGCGTTTTTGTTCTGCTATTTTCGGTAAATAAATACCATAAGGTAATTTTACATCCACTGTAATAACAAGACCAACCTCATTCTCTAGATTTCTTTCTCGTTTTACCCGAACTTTATATGCTTTTCCTCTTACTTCCCCTAGTTCAATAACATGCCTTACTATAGATGCGACGGCTTCGTCACTCACTGTTAGTTTCCCATAATAACTAAACATTGGTCGAACAATAGATTTTTCACCGAGTCTACGCCGCTTTGTTTTCGTTTTTTTTAAAAAAATATCTAACGGATCAATTAAATATCCCGAGAAATGTGGTTTTAATTCAATCGTCGGTACAGGGATAATATGTTTTCCCTGCTTTAATCGATAATATTGTGCTTTATTAATTTCTTCTTTACTCGCAATATCCTCAATTCGAACAATCTTTTTTATTGCCGGTAAACCAAGAATCTCTGCTATCTTATGCACCATATTTTCTGAAGTACCTAGAATAAGAATTTTTTTAGGTACTATCTCTTTTATTGCCTCGCGAACTTCCTTAGCATGATCTTCCAAGATAAAAATTGCTCTTTTTACTGCCATAATTTTGCTAGCTTCGCGCTTCGCAGAACGACCCGCAATAATTTTATTATCTTTGATCAAAATACCATCATCTATAATTGCATCTGCTTTTTCATTATGGGCAACGACGAGAGCTCTATGACTCTTACCAGTTCCACTAGGACCTACTAGAGCAATAACTTCCATTTTGCCCCTCCCTTAAATAAACTACCAATTTTTACTCTCATAAATATCATTATTATATCAAAAATAAATGTATTTGTAATTAGCAACTTTTCTTATCTAAAATTTCTGCCCAAATATCATCAATAGTAAACATCCCTAACTTCTCTGGATATCTAGTCTTTATTGCATGATAATCTGAGCCTCCAGTAATGAATAAGTTATTTTTTTTAGCCAACTCCATATATTTTATAACCTCTTCAGGGCTATGTTTAGGATGAAAGACTTCAATTCCACTAATCCCTAAAGCAATTAAATGATGAACAATTTTATCATCACCTATCATACCAGGATGTGCTATTATAGAAACTCCTCCAGCCCGCGAAACTAATTGAATAATTTCTTCACATGTAAGTTTAGCATGAGGTTCATAGGCTGGACAATTTTTACCTAAAAGCTGATCAAATATCTCCCCAAGCCTTTTAAAATAACCTTTTTCAACTAAACATCTAGCGATATGTGCTCTGCCTATAGATGTTGTATCTCCTGCTATTTCCAAAACTTCTTCCTTTTTTATTATGTATCCTAAAGAATTAAGTTTTTTTATCATGTTATCTAGACGATTCCAGCGTGCATCTACCAGTGACTTCAACTTTTCCTTTAACGGAGGGTAGTATAAATCAATATGGTATCCAAGAATATGAACTTCATTTGAAGGCATATCTGCACTAAATTCAATTCCTCTTATAATTTTTATTGACTCTTGATAGAGTAAATTTTTTTCATCAAGTTTTAATAAACCATTCAGTGTATCATGATCGGTTATCGCTATATACTTCAAGTTATTCTTTATTGCCAACTGAACAACCTCTTGCGGTGATAATCTCCCATCAGATGCTATTGTATGAATATGTAAATCACTTGCCATAATCATTCTCCTACTTTACTAGTTATACAATAAAAAAACCTGTTCAAATGAACAGGCTCTTTATTCTATCTTGGCTCTACAATTAACTTTATTGCTGTACGTTCTTCACCATCAATCAAAATATCCGTAAAAGCTGGAATACAAATCAAGTCAACGCCGTGCGGGGCAACAAAACCCCGAGCAATTGCAACTGCTTTCACAGCCTGATTTAATGCCCCTGCTCCTATGGCTTGCATTTCGGCACCACCACGTTCTCTTAAGACCCCTGCTAAAGCTCCTGCGACAGAATTTGGATTTGACTTTGCTGATACCTTCAAAACTTCCATAATTATTAGTACCCTCCTTTAATATTAAGAAAAAGAACTTATAACAACTTACAGTATCATATATTCGCCGTTTAGTAAAAAATACCTTTAATTCATTTTACATTTTTTCAATTTTTTTCAATAAATCTTTTTCTAAAATCCTAAAAATTTTTTCAACTTTACCATTACATTCATTTATATGTATAATAATCGCAGAAAATACCTTAGAACCTTTCGCTAATTCAAATTTTACTGGTAGTCCCGTTAAAAATTTTTTCAAAATTAAATCTTTATCCACCCCTAAAATCGAATCCCACGGACCAACCATGCCTAAGTCTGTAATATATCCCGTCCCTTGTGGTAAAATGCGTTCATCTGCAGTTTGAATATGCGTATGAGTTCCAACCACACAAGATACCCTCCCATCCAAATACCACCCCATAGCCATTTTTTCAGAAGTTGTTTCTGCATGAAAATCTAAAATTATATAATCACAGTCTTTTTGAATTGCACCTATAATTTCATCAGCTTTACGAAATGGACAATCCATCGCTGGCATAAAAGTGCGGCCTAATAAATTGATAACACCAACTTTTTTTCCTTTACACTCAAAAACACAGTAACCTTTGCCTGGCGTATCTGGTGGATAATTCGCTGGACGAATAAGATAATCTTCAGAATCAATAAAGGAAAAAATTTCTTTTTTATCCCAAATATGATTTCCTGATGTAACCACATCAATCTGTATTGAAAACAATTCATCCAAAACTTTTTTTGTAATTCCTACTCCACCAGCTGAATTTTCTCCATTTGCAATAACCATATCTATATTATATTCATCATGCAATATCGGAATCCATTTTTGTGCTTCGGCTCTTCCTTCTTTTCCACAAATGTCTCCCACGATCAATATATTCATTTCTTTACCCCTTTATTTGTTAAAGATCATAACTCGTCCATCTTCACGAATGCCAATTAACTTACTCATTTCTCTACTTTTATGTACATTAAACAGCATTCTATCAATTGCTTCCTCTTGTACCAGTAATTCCTCTTCTCGTATAGCATCATTATCATCTGTAATGAGATGCTCCCAAAAACATTCTTTTATTAACGCAGTAATTAAAGCAATCTCCCCTCGCGACAAAGTTGCAACATCTCGTATAACATTGATAAATACAGTATTCTCAAAACTTTCCTTTTTGATTGAAATACTACTGTTTTTTATTCCTTCCAATGCATGATAAGAAAGAATGCTACTATATAGTCTATTCTTTAAAGTAGTATATTCATCACTGATATCTACGTCATCTAAAACAAATGTCATTTTTAAAGATTCTATTGTTGGATCAAAACTAATTGTTCCAATTTCCGGATAACAGATCAAGATAGAAACTAATAAACTAACTCCATCTGCATTACGCTTTTCATCTTGTTCAATATTCATTATACATCACACCATTCAATAAATTAGCTTCTCCATAATAAATTAGCATATACATCAAATTCTATATCGCCGTATTCGCTAAAATTCACTAAATCCCTTTATTACAAAACGACCTCGCCACATAATAGCAAGGTCGTTAATTTGCATAATTACAACAGTTATCTTATTAAAAAACGATAACTACATAAGATTGTAAACAATATTATTTCGCATAATCAACTGCTCTAGTTTCCCGAATAACAGTTACACGAATTTGTCCCGGATATTCTAATTCACTTTCAATTTTCTTAACTATATCACGCGCTAATCCAACTGATGTAATATCATCAATCTTATCCGGTTTTACCATAATACGAATTTCTCGTCCAGCTTGTATTGCAAAAGATCGATCAACACCATCAAAAGATTCTGCAATTTCTTCCAATCTAGTTAAACGTTTTAAATAGCTTTCTAAACTTTCGCGTCTAGCACCTGGGCGTGCCGCAGATACCGCATCGGCAGCAGCAACTAAAACAGCTTGTACTGTTTTTGCTTCTTCATCACCATGATGTGCAGCA
This genomic interval from Selenobaculum gibii contains the following:
- the miaA gene encoding tRNA (adenosine(37)-N6)-dimethylallyltransferase MiaA, producing the protein MKIEKVITIIGPTAVGKTNLSIELAKKLDTEIISGDSMLVYKGFSIGTAKPTREEQSGIKHHFIDILESDAEFNVTQFKELAAAQINEINKMGKIPIIAGGTGLYVKSLLEDYQFNETPGDEKYRIQLEELARQKGKEYVHAMLEKVDPVAANRLHINDFRRVIRALEVYHLGGESISQEKGVKDNQLVYNAMVIGLMMERSHLYERINERVDLMVDAGLIDEVKQLLHRGVSPTCQAMKGIGYKEIVEYLQGEVSLDYAIEHIKKSTRHFAKRQLTWFRKMPYIRWYNVEKYTSNEIVEEIYKDVAGYFLIK
- a CDS encoding class I SAM-dependent methyltransferase, coding for MKVIVTTGQKVTESLIERAKMIADKLNVQFVFRNNDSVELIKRSSKADIIIVVTKQRIVAYTDEGELFFHLNMAQLRIQNIDRGQVDHMAMAMHLKKGMSVLDCTLGMGTDAIVASYIVGVEGKVVGVENSEVTSFIVKNGLEEFCVENVRLEKALKQIEVVQADYNQYLLSLPDKTFDVVYFDPMFRHPLKESVALKPLRAVADHRPIELQALKEAKRVARKYVVVKENRRSKEFERLFIENIVGGKYSNINYGVIQVGDENRKSNYNYWTNCCWKNKS
- the mutL gene encoding DNA mismatch repair endonuclease MutL, whose protein sequence is MSSLIHVLDEQTINKIAAGEVVERPASVIKELVENAIDAGATKIEVEVMAGGTSFMRVTDNGHGMSKEDAQLAVLRHATSKLYQVSDLSSLVTLGFRGEALATIASVSKFSLTTRLVNDEFATLVEIQGGTITDTREAGGNIGTTIKVEDLFYNTPARKKFLKTPNSEGSHINDILIKLAISNPNILFKFINNNKLVLTTPGNGNLFDTLQSIYGVKVGNELLDVHFQDEGIGISGYLSKPAILRSSRQWQTYIVNGRVISSRSIAKAIDNAYHSMLPKNGFPLAVLTINVPQHTIDVNVHPQKTEMKFADEGRIFKAVYKAVLDAIKMPENLETVASPVQNIERHYTSVPISFPHNDLKLAQNQTYNNSLRRELELKDPNVDFSTVQKMLSTEKNREFRTIENAQENKVESYIAEETSNYTEPLQPMGQVADCYIIASAGKDLYIVDQHAAHERILYDRFAQMAEEIPSQQLLVHLFLDFDDKEYQIILDNQALFSKLGFSMEPSGPSAMRLTEVPADIPIGEAEAIIREILGEVQEMRNPSAKEIRHACIAVTACRAAIKAGDLLNIRQMQIILDELANTTLPYTCPHGRPVIIKFQNDELAKMFKRT
- the mutS gene encoding DNA mismatch repair protein MutS, with the protein product MAGYTPMMAQYKEIKSKHPDEILFFRLGDFYEMFFEDAQLASRELEITLTGRDAGLPERIPMCGVPYHASEGYITKLINKGYKVAICEQTGDVKAKGLVKREVIKIITPGTVLSETVLSDANNNYIALLYEDDGKTTLAGADISTGECFYGIYDSDTRRQELFDQLYRLMPPEIILVEALSFNNELKEFCNLRLNHCSFSFMKEVSLDDEELLNVHFDHNEQPQSTYARKGTAALLRYLHDTVKTDLTHLNRLTYLDSTENLIMDTYTLRNLEITRNLRDGGKKDTLLGVLDFTRTAMGSRLLKKWLEYPLLNIGQINARQAAISELIDTFSMRNQLMEALKEVYDFERLLTRIEVGTANARDLVSLRLSLASLPKIKESLKDAKSDLLCQAFENIELYDDVVNLLNHAIVDTPGISLRDGGIIKEGYHKELDELRVIARDSRQMLQDMEQHEKDTTGIKSLKIGYNKVFGYYIEVTHSNAASVPEYYIRKQTLANAERYITPDLKEFETKILGAQEKIVSLEYQLFVEIREQIKKLIYRIQKTARQVAKVDSLYSLSEAASRYNYICPKMNTNGEIIIKDGRHPLVERILERELFVPNDTELNHHESEIMVITGPNMAGKSTYMRQVALLTLMAQVGSFIPAREASITPVDRIFTRIGASDDLVSGQSTFMVEMNEVAQILKYATKKSLIVLDEIGRGTSTFDGMSIARAVIEYVRDKIGAKTLFATHYHELTDLENYSERIKNYCVAVKERGSEVVFLRRIIQGGADKSYGIHVAKLAGLPKVVTERAKKILADLEAEPTKQIKHMDTKVVKEKAISANEGMSSLFANPLNEQILALDVMSMTPLEAINKLYQLQQEAKKEAGKI
- the miaB gene encoding tRNA (N6-isopentenyl adenosine(37)-C2)-methylthiotransferase MiaB; its protein translation is MQNIKQKFVSFLTYGCQMNENDSERLAGQLKNIGYEKQDDLSLADLIIVNTCCVRESAENKIYGKIGNLKRLKTANPNLIIGITGCMAQKDGDAILKKASHVDFVMGTNKIHEISNIIAEVEQSHGRVVNVIQGDQEMPGDLPTIRNGSISTWIPIMYGCNNFCTYCIVPYVRGRERSRDLEDILKEVRDVASQGFKEITLLGQNVNSYGKDSASADFADLLTAVDKIEGIERIRYMTSHPRDLNDKVIDAIKNSRHICEQFHLPVQYGNDTILKSMNRGYTTDDYRNLVRKIRAAVPHASITTDLIVGFPGETEETFQDTLNFLKEIRYDAAYTFLYSKRSGTPAAEMQNQVSTELKKKRLQQLMDVQNQISLEINQQLEGRVLEVMVEGSSKTDENVLSGRTRTNKIVLWDKVGHEAVGQLVQIKITHPQTWVLKGELI
- a CDS encoding DUF3870 domain-containing protein, producing MLNQNLVLFSGYAKLPTGITAGELYKTIGLIVIVDVNTSEIIQADCTLATNLASQHVAGALIGCSFKNGPDGMCQMIERIYQGSAKKAIITAIRIIYDKYRNFMLEYENTIEET
- a CDS encoding Asp23/Gls24 family envelope stress response protein is translated as MEVIALVGPSGTGKSHRALVVAHNEKADAIIDDGILIKDNKIIAGRSAKREASKIMAVKRAIFILEDHAKEVREAIKEIVPKKILILGTSENMVHKIAEILGLPAIKKIVRIEDIASKEEINKAQYYRLKQGKHIIPVPTIELKPHFSGYLIDPLDIFLKKTKTKRRRLGEKSIVRPMFSYYGKLTVSDEAVASIVRHVIELGEVRGKAYKVRVKRERNLENEVGLVITVDVKLPYGIYLPKIAEQKRKEILTAVELMTAMNIYKIDVYIIGLTMK
- a CDS encoding PHP domain-containing protein — translated: MASDLHIHTIASDGRLSPQEVVQLAIKNNLKYIAITDHDTLNGLLKLDEKNLLYQESIKIIRGIEFSADMPSNEVHILGYHIDLYYPPLKEKLKSLVDARWNRLDNMIKKLNSLGYIIKKEEVLEIAGDTTSIGRAHIARCLVEKGYFKRLGEIFDQLLGKNCPAYEPHAKLTCEEIIQLVSRAGGVSIIAHPGMIGDDKIVHHLIALGISGIEVFHPKHSPEEVIKYMELAKKNNLFITGGSDYHAIKTRYPEKLGMFTIDDIWAEILDKKSC
- a CDS encoding stage V sporulation protein S, which translates into the protein MEVLKVSAKSNPNSVAGALAGVLRERGGAEMQAIGAGALNQAVKAVAIARGFVAPHGVDLICIPAFTDILIDGEERTAIKLIVEPR
- a CDS encoding TIGR00282 family metallophosphoesterase: MNILIVGDICGKEGRAEAQKWIPILHDEYNIDMVIANGENSAGGVGITKKVLDELFSIQIDVVTSGNHIWDKKEIFSFIDSEDYLIRPANYPPDTPGKGYCVFECKGKKVGVINLLGRTFMPAMDCPFRKADEIIGAIQKDCDYIILDFHAETTSEKMAMGWYLDGRVSCVVGTHTHIQTADERILPQGTGYITDLGMVGPWDSILGVDKDLILKKFLTGLPVKFELAKGSKVFSAIIIHINECNGKVEKIFRILEKDLLKKIEKM